The proteins below are encoded in one region of Bombus terrestris chromosome 7, iyBomTerr1.2, whole genome shotgun sequence:
- the LOC100648942 gene encoding inositol polyphosphate-4-phosphatase type I A isoform X2, protein MRFNKQELLTLATQPSQKFEKEGILYVRERQEGFFRRTEISLERWCRLRGNLLFYFKSREQWSEPLGVIILEQCFVRMEQPSNQIPYGFSIVFDGGLFQALGANSAEERDSWLQALQLASYECMRSQLLALQQRIEAFSGHKHDTDIQMLRLQRGISTDPAEIPICEISLACDNLLCDGHGRPPNPVLEVDVQVKSSKTWIKYARTEVVERSSNPGFLTTVSFRASDGLTTETKVRITAYDVRERVSQTATPIGSAIVTLNAIQDTPRLRIPLKSAKTTTVGFLTINVWNLEAEDRGNSTESTPSKEPSCGMNHQVLSHRRSQSLPPRLGTKIKLPHQGQLKLLFANPYIQTYRFHSGLGGDICVHEIMAESKLCFQFPQHLLAIWIQEEKELLQEVAGMGELREPWHTKQIELLDRHLHLLHLYSQAKENLAAFKGSYFKRSSRRNDRTLEFAPVNLHLQRMWVHNDTLNRCGFYDFITVGAFTAHSHKSKNGGLIRLLQALKESPTRGNQLYQGTSKITMAHDAIQAIKQLRRDVVDAMRALMKLAKDKQTSGMLPICEDMITKTRILLSLWDPGLVEEALTFLEEYKVAKVHETSNENSLNLDFKTNQSLSPFKRITQQLNFDLKSPDFDDFVTPDTPECVRDLWTKENEKNGYTASFPSKNEHVYVNHHVNTTNQDNVTDGKDEENFVIFPDVENDAKNSEIIKTCAETSTSGNVNDDADDINDSGINPVVSDTILATNASKCEDNEEREADIKGDIDPCKRFLDTQKMCNSPSANYYKPTDEPEPWDLTQLNIEASVMCLVSKVKFLCGRCSSPAVRLRNKNIVGRSHSLKGCAPTNRSKTVHVVTIQPKNDIKNNDESSKLLDASVENRSNFRQQPSPGSEKIPAFSKAKEVCQAVDSMTRMIKSNSGQRNKFTEGLDFASIVDWTSELRPSMKKLRQAMDGLLKTARLTHSVFRVQEDPKMAQRACNVRYRRDVCFSQALTSLVSGLMAKLWCQRPDPMFLLILTTLGPLVSFEGLVSYYGDEIDMWGDMTVAVEDMHTVTFTLTRCGIEPRFEGNCNAPFQQPLPRVLGSRTALTVVLPVPDAIYSLLPLVPSSRQTISFNVTPVFFNVGINEMASLAESLGTTKPQEKSNMDNFERLNEYYLRFKKLNLPTETSSKRLGARSPLGQTLAELMTNLKTSVQAKVNKNVEVLQLSSQICRRMRGLRFTSCKSAKDRTGMSVTLEQVNILTAEYHLAEHEYIRALDCMRSEGCRRENTWKNIGIRKYAFNSLQILTFPKLYRPPTGTYGSAQT, encoded by the exons ATGCGGTTTAACAAGCAAGAATTGTTGACCCTGGCtacgcaaccttcacagaaatTCGAGAAGGAGGGTATATTGTATGTACGCGAACGTCAAGAAGGCTTCTTTCGCAGAACTGAGA TAAGTTTGGAGAGATGGTGCAGATTACGGGGAAAcctattgttttatttcaaatCACGGGAACAATGGTCGGAGCCTTTAGGTGTGATAATACTGGAACAATGTTTTGTTCGCATGGAACAACCGAGCAATCAGATCCCGTATGGATTCAGTATAG TATTCGACGGAGGTTTATTCCAAGCGTTAGGTGCAAATTCGGCCGAGGAGAGGGACAGTTGGTTGCAAGCCCTTCAGCTTGCCAGCTACGAATGTATGCGAAGTCAGTTATTGGCATTGCAGCAACGCATAGAAGCGTTCAGTGGACACAAACACGACACCGACATCCAAATGTTACGCTTGCAACGTGGAATTTCGACAG ATCCTGCCGAAATACCGATATGCGAGATATCGTTGGCATGCGACAACCTCCTTTGCGACGGTCACGGTCGACCACCTAATCCGGTTCTAGAGGTAGATGTGCAAGTGAAAAGTTCAAAAACTTGGATCAAATATGCGCGAACCGAAGTAGTGGAG CGAAGCAGCAATCCCGGTTTTCTAACGACTGTCAGCTTCCGAGCTAGCGACGGGCTAACCACGGAGACCAAAGTGAGGATAACCGCGTACGATGTCAGGGAACGCGTGAGCCAAACCGCGACACCGATTGGAAGCGCGATCGTGACGTTAAATGCGATTCAAGATACACCTAG ATTGAGGATACCTTTGAAGTCAGCAAAGACAACAACCGTTGGCTTTTTGACGATCAACGTGTGGAATTTGGAAGCAGAAGACAGAGGGAACAGTACAGAAAGTACCCCATCCAAGGAACCTTCTTGCGGAATGAATCATCAG GTACTTTCGCACAGACGATCACAATCACTACCACCTAGATTGGGAACCAAAATCAAGTTGCCGCATCAAGGACAACTCAAGCTTCTCTTTGCTAATCCATACATACAAACATACAG GTTTCACTCTGGTTTAGGCGGCGATATTTGTGTACACGAAATCATGGCAGAGAGTAAACTTTGTTTCCAATTCCCACAGCATTTACT tgcaatttggATTCAAGAAGAGAAAGAACTGCTGCAAGAAGTAGCCGGCATGGGTGAACTACGAGAGCCCTGGCATACAAAGCAAATCGAATTGCTTGATCGCCATCTTCATCTTTTACATCTTTATTCACAAGCTAAAGAGAATTTGGCCGcgttcaaag GAAGTTATTTCAAGCGATCGTCACGCAGAAACGATAGGACGCTCGAATTTGCACCTGTCAACTTACACCTTCAAAGAATGTGGGTGCATAACGATACGTTAAACAGATGCggattttatgattttatcaCTGTTGGAGCATTCACTGCGCATTCGCATAAAAGTAAAAACGGTGGACTCATTAG GTTACTGCAAGCGCTAAAAGAATCGCCAACGCGTGGCAATCAGTTGTATCAAGGAACATCGAAGATAACAATGGCGCACGATGCTATTCAAGCAATTAAGCAACTCCGGCGAGACGTTGTCGACGCTATGCGTGCTTTGATGAAACTCGCAAAAGACAAACAAACCAGTGGAATGTTACCAATTTGCGAAGACATGATCACAAAGACCAGAATTTTGCTCAGTCTGTGGGATCCTGGCTTGGTCGAAGAAGCATTAACTTTTCTAGAAGAATACAAAGTAGCCAAGGTTCATGAAACTTCGAACGAAAACTCTCTGAATTTAGACTTTAAAACGAACCAATCGTTGTCTCCTTTTAAAAGAATTACGCAACAGTTGAACTTTGACTTGAAAAGTCCGGACTTTGACGATTTCGTTACACCCGATACTCCGGAATGTGTGAGAGATTTGTGGacgaaagagaacgagaaaaaCGGTTATACGGCCTCGTTTCCCTCGAAAAACGAACACGTTTATGTGAACCATCACGTTAACACCACTAATCAAGATAACGTTACCGATGGAAAGGACgaagaaaattttgttatttttccagATGTCGAAAACGATGCTAAAAATTCGGAAATTATCAAAACTTGCGCAGAAACGTCGACCAGTGGAAACGTCAACGACGACGCCGATGACATCAACGACAGTGGGATCAATCCCGTCGTTAGCGATACTATCTTGGCTACAAATGCTAGCAAATGCGAGGACAACGAGGAACGAGAGGCGGATATCAAAGGCGATATTGATCCATGCAAACGGTTCCTAGATACTCAAAAGATGTGCAATTCACCGTCTGCTAATTACTACAAACCTACTGATGAACCCGAGCCGTGGGATCTGACCCAATTAAATATCGAGGCGAGTGTAATGTGTTTAGTGTCGAAAGTCAAGTTTCTTTGTGGAAGATGTAGTAGTCCGGCTGTACGGTTGCGGAATAAAAATATCGTAGGCAGATCGCATAGCTTGAAAGGATGCGCTCCGACTAATCGTAGCAAAACTGTTCATGTTGTGACGATTCAACCAAAAAACGACATTAAGAATAACGACGAGTCGAGCAAGTTACTCGATGCATCTGTGGAAAATCGTTCGAATTTTCGACAACAACCGAGTCCAGGTTCGGAAAAGATACCAGCCTTTTCTAAAGCCAAAGAAG TGTGCCAAGCTGTCGATTCGATGACGCGAATGATTAAAAGCAATTCGGGACAAAGGAACAAATTCACCGAAGGCTTAGATTTTGCCTCAATCGTCGATTGGACTAGCGAGCTCAGGCCGAGTATGAAAAAATTACGCCAAGCTATGGATGGATTGCTGAAAACTGCTCGATTGACGCATTCGGTATTTAGAGTGCAAGAGGATCCGAAAATGGCTCAACGCGCTTGTAACGTTCGGTATAGGCGAGACGTATGCTTTAGTCAAGCC TTGACTAGCTTGGTATCGGGATTGATGGCAAAGCTTTGGTGTCAAAGACCCGATCCCATGTTTCTTCTAATTTTGACCACTCTTGGTCCTCTGGTCTCGTTCGAGGGACTTGTCAGTTATTACGGAGACGAGATAGATATGTGGGGAGACATGACTGTAGCGGTAGAAGATATGCATACCGTAACTTTCACGCTGACCAGGTGTGGAATTGAACCGAG GTTCGAGGGAAATTGTAACGCTCCGTTTCAACAACCACTACCAAGAGTACTGGGTTCTCGAACAGCATTAACAGTGGTACTTCCTGTGCCGGATGCGATCTATTCTCTGCTGCCGTTAGTTCCTTCTTCTAGGCAAACAATTTCCTTCAATGTTACCCCGGTCTTCTTTAACGTTGGTATTAACGAAATGGCTTCTCTGGCGGAGAGTCTCGGAACCACGAAACCACAGGAAAAAAGCAATATGGATAATTTCGAAAGACTGAACGAATATTATTTGCGTTTCAAGAAACTGAATTTGCCAACGGAAACGTCGTCAAAACGAC TTGGCGCAAGATCGCCGCTCGGTCAAACGTTAGCAGAACTGATGACGAATCTAAAGACAAGTGTCCAGGCGAAAGTAAACAAGAACGTGGAGGTGTTACAATTATCCTCACAAATTTGTCGGAGAATGCGCGGTTTGAGGTTTACCAGCTGCAAAAGCGCAAAAGATCGCACCGGGATGTCAGTAACACTGGAGCAAGTGAACATCTTGACCGCCGAATATCACCTGGCCGAACACGAATACATCAGAGCGCTCGACTGTATGCGAAG CGAAGGATGTCGACGGGAAAATACGTGGAAAAATATCGGAATTCGGAAATACGCGTTCAATAGCTTGCAGATACTAACATTTCCGAAACTGTATCGGCCACCAACAGGAACTTATGGATCCGCACAAACTTAA
- the LOC100648942 gene encoding inositol polyphosphate-4-phosphatase type I A isoform X1, with protein sequence MRFNKQELLTLATQPSQKFEKEGILYVRERQEGFFRRTESTGKKSDNKYQKGKTHKTLRDLSCVTASTSKVSLERWCRLRGNLLFYFKSREQWSEPLGVIILEQCFVRMEQPSNQIPYGFSIVFDGGLFQALGANSAEERDSWLQALQLASYECMRSQLLALQQRIEAFSGHKHDTDIQMLRLQRGISTDPAEIPICEISLACDNLLCDGHGRPPNPVLEVDVQVKSSKTWIKYARTEVVERSSNPGFLTTVSFRASDGLTTETKVRITAYDVRERVSQTATPIGSAIVTLNAIQDTPRLRIPLKSAKTTTVGFLTINVWNLEAEDRGNSTESTPSKEPSCGMNHQVLSHRRSQSLPPRLGTKIKLPHQGQLKLLFANPYIQTYRFHSGLGGDICVHEIMAESKLCFQFPQHLLAIWIQEEKELLQEVAGMGELREPWHTKQIELLDRHLHLLHLYSQAKENLAAFKGSYFKRSSRRNDRTLEFAPVNLHLQRMWVHNDTLNRCGFYDFITVGAFTAHSHKSKNGGLIRLLQALKESPTRGNQLYQGTSKITMAHDAIQAIKQLRRDVVDAMRALMKLAKDKQTSGMLPICEDMITKTRILLSLWDPGLVEEALTFLEEYKVAKVHETSNENSLNLDFKTNQSLSPFKRITQQLNFDLKSPDFDDFVTPDTPECVRDLWTKENEKNGYTASFPSKNEHVYVNHHVNTTNQDNVTDGKDEENFVIFPDVENDAKNSEIIKTCAETSTSGNVNDDADDINDSGINPVVSDTILATNASKCEDNEEREADIKGDIDPCKRFLDTQKMCNSPSANYYKPTDEPEPWDLTQLNIEASVMCLVSKVKFLCGRCSSPAVRLRNKNIVGRSHSLKGCAPTNRSKTVHVVTIQPKNDIKNNDESSKLLDASVENRSNFRQQPSPGSEKIPAFSKAKEVCQAVDSMTRMIKSNSGQRNKFTEGLDFASIVDWTSELRPSMKKLRQAMDGLLKTARLTHSVFRVQEDPKMAQRACNVRYRRDVCFSQALTSLVSGLMAKLWCQRPDPMFLLILTTLGPLVSFEGLVSYYGDEIDMWGDMTVAVEDMHTVTFTLTRCGIEPRFEGNCNAPFQQPLPRVLGSRTALTVVLPVPDAIYSLLPLVPSSRQTISFNVTPVFFNVGINEMASLAESLGTTKPQEKSNMDNFERLNEYYLRFKKLNLPTETSSKRLGARSPLGQTLAELMTNLKTSVQAKVNKNVEVLQLSSQICRRMRGLRFTSCKSAKDRTGMSVTLEQVNILTAEYHLAEHEYIRALDCMRSEGCRRENTWKNIGIRKYAFNSLQILTFPKLYRPPTGTYGSAQT encoded by the exons ATGCGGTTTAACAAGCAAGAATTGTTGACCCTGGCtacgcaaccttcacagaaatTCGAGAAGGAGGGTATATTGTATGTACGCGAACGTCAAGAAGGCTTCTTTCGCAGAACTGAGA GTACAGGTAAAAAATCTGACAACAAATATCAAAAGGGAAAAACACATAAGACACTACGAGACCTCAGTTGCGTTACAGCCAGTACGAGTAAAG TAAGTTTGGAGAGATGGTGCAGATTACGGGGAAAcctattgttttatttcaaatCACGGGAACAATGGTCGGAGCCTTTAGGTGTGATAATACTGGAACAATGTTTTGTTCGCATGGAACAACCGAGCAATCAGATCCCGTATGGATTCAGTATAG TATTCGACGGAGGTTTATTCCAAGCGTTAGGTGCAAATTCGGCCGAGGAGAGGGACAGTTGGTTGCAAGCCCTTCAGCTTGCCAGCTACGAATGTATGCGAAGTCAGTTATTGGCATTGCAGCAACGCATAGAAGCGTTCAGTGGACACAAACACGACACCGACATCCAAATGTTACGCTTGCAACGTGGAATTTCGACAG ATCCTGCCGAAATACCGATATGCGAGATATCGTTGGCATGCGACAACCTCCTTTGCGACGGTCACGGTCGACCACCTAATCCGGTTCTAGAGGTAGATGTGCAAGTGAAAAGTTCAAAAACTTGGATCAAATATGCGCGAACCGAAGTAGTGGAG CGAAGCAGCAATCCCGGTTTTCTAACGACTGTCAGCTTCCGAGCTAGCGACGGGCTAACCACGGAGACCAAAGTGAGGATAACCGCGTACGATGTCAGGGAACGCGTGAGCCAAACCGCGACACCGATTGGAAGCGCGATCGTGACGTTAAATGCGATTCAAGATACACCTAG ATTGAGGATACCTTTGAAGTCAGCAAAGACAACAACCGTTGGCTTTTTGACGATCAACGTGTGGAATTTGGAAGCAGAAGACAGAGGGAACAGTACAGAAAGTACCCCATCCAAGGAACCTTCTTGCGGAATGAATCATCAG GTACTTTCGCACAGACGATCACAATCACTACCACCTAGATTGGGAACCAAAATCAAGTTGCCGCATCAAGGACAACTCAAGCTTCTCTTTGCTAATCCATACATACAAACATACAG GTTTCACTCTGGTTTAGGCGGCGATATTTGTGTACACGAAATCATGGCAGAGAGTAAACTTTGTTTCCAATTCCCACAGCATTTACT tgcaatttggATTCAAGAAGAGAAAGAACTGCTGCAAGAAGTAGCCGGCATGGGTGAACTACGAGAGCCCTGGCATACAAAGCAAATCGAATTGCTTGATCGCCATCTTCATCTTTTACATCTTTATTCACAAGCTAAAGAGAATTTGGCCGcgttcaaag GAAGTTATTTCAAGCGATCGTCACGCAGAAACGATAGGACGCTCGAATTTGCACCTGTCAACTTACACCTTCAAAGAATGTGGGTGCATAACGATACGTTAAACAGATGCggattttatgattttatcaCTGTTGGAGCATTCACTGCGCATTCGCATAAAAGTAAAAACGGTGGACTCATTAG GTTACTGCAAGCGCTAAAAGAATCGCCAACGCGTGGCAATCAGTTGTATCAAGGAACATCGAAGATAACAATGGCGCACGATGCTATTCAAGCAATTAAGCAACTCCGGCGAGACGTTGTCGACGCTATGCGTGCTTTGATGAAACTCGCAAAAGACAAACAAACCAGTGGAATGTTACCAATTTGCGAAGACATGATCACAAAGACCAGAATTTTGCTCAGTCTGTGGGATCCTGGCTTGGTCGAAGAAGCATTAACTTTTCTAGAAGAATACAAAGTAGCCAAGGTTCATGAAACTTCGAACGAAAACTCTCTGAATTTAGACTTTAAAACGAACCAATCGTTGTCTCCTTTTAAAAGAATTACGCAACAGTTGAACTTTGACTTGAAAAGTCCGGACTTTGACGATTTCGTTACACCCGATACTCCGGAATGTGTGAGAGATTTGTGGacgaaagagaacgagaaaaaCGGTTATACGGCCTCGTTTCCCTCGAAAAACGAACACGTTTATGTGAACCATCACGTTAACACCACTAATCAAGATAACGTTACCGATGGAAAGGACgaagaaaattttgttatttttccagATGTCGAAAACGATGCTAAAAATTCGGAAATTATCAAAACTTGCGCAGAAACGTCGACCAGTGGAAACGTCAACGACGACGCCGATGACATCAACGACAGTGGGATCAATCCCGTCGTTAGCGATACTATCTTGGCTACAAATGCTAGCAAATGCGAGGACAACGAGGAACGAGAGGCGGATATCAAAGGCGATATTGATCCATGCAAACGGTTCCTAGATACTCAAAAGATGTGCAATTCACCGTCTGCTAATTACTACAAACCTACTGATGAACCCGAGCCGTGGGATCTGACCCAATTAAATATCGAGGCGAGTGTAATGTGTTTAGTGTCGAAAGTCAAGTTTCTTTGTGGAAGATGTAGTAGTCCGGCTGTACGGTTGCGGAATAAAAATATCGTAGGCAGATCGCATAGCTTGAAAGGATGCGCTCCGACTAATCGTAGCAAAACTGTTCATGTTGTGACGATTCAACCAAAAAACGACATTAAGAATAACGACGAGTCGAGCAAGTTACTCGATGCATCTGTGGAAAATCGTTCGAATTTTCGACAACAACCGAGTCCAGGTTCGGAAAAGATACCAGCCTTTTCTAAAGCCAAAGAAG TGTGCCAAGCTGTCGATTCGATGACGCGAATGATTAAAAGCAATTCGGGACAAAGGAACAAATTCACCGAAGGCTTAGATTTTGCCTCAATCGTCGATTGGACTAGCGAGCTCAGGCCGAGTATGAAAAAATTACGCCAAGCTATGGATGGATTGCTGAAAACTGCTCGATTGACGCATTCGGTATTTAGAGTGCAAGAGGATCCGAAAATGGCTCAACGCGCTTGTAACGTTCGGTATAGGCGAGACGTATGCTTTAGTCAAGCC TTGACTAGCTTGGTATCGGGATTGATGGCAAAGCTTTGGTGTCAAAGACCCGATCCCATGTTTCTTCTAATTTTGACCACTCTTGGTCCTCTGGTCTCGTTCGAGGGACTTGTCAGTTATTACGGAGACGAGATAGATATGTGGGGAGACATGACTGTAGCGGTAGAAGATATGCATACCGTAACTTTCACGCTGACCAGGTGTGGAATTGAACCGAG GTTCGAGGGAAATTGTAACGCTCCGTTTCAACAACCACTACCAAGAGTACTGGGTTCTCGAACAGCATTAACAGTGGTACTTCCTGTGCCGGATGCGATCTATTCTCTGCTGCCGTTAGTTCCTTCTTCTAGGCAAACAATTTCCTTCAATGTTACCCCGGTCTTCTTTAACGTTGGTATTAACGAAATGGCTTCTCTGGCGGAGAGTCTCGGAACCACGAAACCACAGGAAAAAAGCAATATGGATAATTTCGAAAGACTGAACGAATATTATTTGCGTTTCAAGAAACTGAATTTGCCAACGGAAACGTCGTCAAAACGAC TTGGCGCAAGATCGCCGCTCGGTCAAACGTTAGCAGAACTGATGACGAATCTAAAGACAAGTGTCCAGGCGAAAGTAAACAAGAACGTGGAGGTGTTACAATTATCCTCACAAATTTGTCGGAGAATGCGCGGTTTGAGGTTTACCAGCTGCAAAAGCGCAAAAGATCGCACCGGGATGTCAGTAACACTGGAGCAAGTGAACATCTTGACCGCCGAATATCACCTGGCCGAACACGAATACATCAGAGCGCTCGACTGTATGCGAAG CGAAGGATGTCGACGGGAAAATACGTGGAAAAATATCGGAATTCGGAAATACGCGTTCAATAGCTTGCAGATACTAACATTTCCGAAACTGTATCGGCCACCAACAGGAACTTATGGATCCGCACAAACTTAA